In the genome of Candidatus Zixiibacteriota bacterium, the window CTTCCCTCGGAACTGGAAGTAATCCTGGGTGTTTTTAAGCCGATTTTGAAGGCGGCGATGGGGAATTTGGGCGCCAATATGCATTTCTTCGTGCTTCCCGACCGTAATCATCCGGATGCGCGGTTGATTGACCCTTATCGACTTGGACGATTGAGTGTGAGTCTGACGCAGTCGGAAGGAAAAGTGGTCAATTGTGGTATCGAGTTCCCCCTCAATTCGCTCTTTGTCCCGAGAAAATGCCCCAATGGCAAAGAAGCGCATGTCTCCTGGAACTACTGCCCCTGGACCGGGCAGAAACTGAGCGATTGATTGAATTTGGGCTCAAGACGATTCTTACCCCTGGAGCCGAATCATCGCCTCACTCCATATTCCCTCTTCAATATCCCGAACATGAACTCATCATACCACCGATTGTTGCGGAAGGTCTGGCGTCGGAGCCGCCCTTCGAGTTTGAAGCCGCATTTCTGCAAGAGTTTCGCCGATGCGATATTGGGGTGCCAGACCCGGGCAACTACTTTCTGAAGTTTCATTTCTTTGAAGGCGTAACGGACCACCAGCCGGACCGCTTCCGAGGTGAATCCTTTTCCCCAATGCTCTTTGCCCAGCCAGTATCCGATTTCGACCCGCCTGTTGACTCTGTCTATCCGATGCATCCCAATCAACCCCAGCAGCCGATGCGAGCTTTTATCGATGATTCCGAATACTTCCGAAGTTCCTTTTTTTCTCCAGCGGCGCAGCGATTTGAGGAAAGCGTATGAGTCTTCCCGACGGTACGGAAATGGGACATAGGTGTAACGGCTGATTTCCCGATGGCGGGCGTAGCGGTAGATTGACTCGGCGTCAGACGGTCGCACCGGCCGCAGATAGATATTGTTCCCTTCCAGTTTCAACATAGCCACTCCCTTACTTTATGATTCGCAGGAGTACTTCCTGATAAAATTTTATGATTCCATAGATACAAATAACGGCCGTTCCGGAGGAGCGAAGGAATCTGTAAATCGGCCGGTCTTTGAAAACCGGGGGCTCTTCCCCTCTGGATACTCGCAGGAAAAGCCGTCCGTAATTGACCGAAGAGGCGACCAGCAGAATTGATGTAATTATCAGGAGAAGTTTTTCTCCTGAAGGAAAAATGACGACATAGCAGAAAATCAGAAGCGCCAGCGAGGCGAAGTAATATTTGCCGGTCAGGTTCGAGGGGAGGGTCGGCCGTTTCTTTCCCAGCAGAAGCGAACCGGCGAAAATAATCAGCAGGTCACGTGCGATGACGGCGGCTGCCATCCAAAGCGGAAACTCGCGGTACCGAAGAAGGGCGATAATCAGAGCGGCGGCGAATATCTTATCGGCTAACGGGTCGAGGATGATACCGAGTTGGCTTATTTGACCGCGCCGTCGCGCGAAGAAGCCGTCAAAATAGTCCGAGAACCCGGCCACCGCCATAAGGATGATGCCGATAATGATATCCTGCTCGGTTTTTCCCGCGATGAAATAGATAATGGCCGGCGCCAGAAGCACCCGCGACAGAGAAAGAAGATTCGGCAGAAGAAAAATATCTTTCAAATCAATTCCGTACTTGGTATCGGTACTGACAACCATGGTTTGTTTCTCATCCGCCGTACCGGCGGTCATTTTAATTATCAGGTGCAACCCGCCCCATTGCCGTAACCGCAGATGGGGCATCGGATAATATTCCCCGGCTCTTTCACCAGTTTGGCGAAACGGCAATTAGGACATAATTGCCCTTCCTTTATATAGACAATGGCGGAATTCTCAGAAGGCAGCGGGCAGCTGTCCGACATCTTGATTCCAGCATTTTTTTCTTCCATAAGATATTCAAAGATAATAGATTCAAAAGACAAATGGCAATTGTCAATAAGAAGTTTCGGGAAGGAAATCAAGACAGGATTGTATAATGATAAAGAAAGGAGTCGGTGTGAAAAGAAAGTCTCTAAATTCGGTTATTGCGGCGGCAATTATGATTCTTTGCGGCGCGGCGCTGGCTGATGAGGTTGCCGTCACTAT includes:
- a CDS encoding GNAT family protein, which translates into the protein MLKLEGNNIYLRPVRPSDAESIYRYARHREISRYTYVPFPYRREDSYAFLKSLRRWRKKGTSEVFGIIDKSSHRLLGLIGMHRIDRVNRRVEIGYWLGKEHWGKGFTSEAVRLVVRYAFKEMKLQKVVARVWHPNIASAKLLQKCGFKLEGRLRRQTFRNNRWYDEFMFGILKREYGVRR
- a CDS encoding CDP-alcohol phosphatidyltransferase family protein; its protein translation is MTAGTADEKQTMVVSTDTKYGIDLKDIFLLPNLLSLSRVLLAPAIIYFIAGKTEQDIIIGIILMAVAGFSDYFDGFFARRRGQISQLGIILDPLADKIFAAALIIALLRYREFPLWMAAAVIARDLLIIFAGSLLLGKKRPTLPSNLTGKYYFASLALLIFCYVVIFPSGEKLLLIITSILLVASSVNYGRLFLRVSRGEEPPVFKDRPIYRFLRSSGTAVICIYGIIKFYQEVLLRIIK